CCAGCAGCGCGCGCACCCGGCCGAGGAACTCGTCCCGCAGCCGGCGCCGCCGCGGCAGCAGGTACGACCAGTTCGCTGCCAGGCGCAACCGTCCCAGCAGGTCGGTCGTCACCTGGTCGTCGCGTGCGTGGTCGCCGAACACGATCCGGCGCACCAGCCGCCACCACACCGGGGCGAACGTGTCCCAGTCCAGTGGTCCCGGTCCCAGCGCGCCGAACTCGCCGGCGACCTTCGCCTCCACCGACGGCGCCAGGTGGTGCACCGGCCGGCCGGTCTCCAGGGCGCGTTCGTTCCACTCCCGGCGGCGTGCGCGGTCCGGCCCGCCGGAGATCAGCACGCCGTGCGGCTGGAACTGCGACAGCGCCGCGCGTTTCTCCAGGTTCGCCGGGGTGAACGGCTCGGGCGACCGGGCCAGCACGCGCCCCACATCGTCGGCGGACAGCACCAGCGCGAACGACCGGCCGGGCACCGCCAGGCGCACCAGCCCGGGGCCGTGTCGCGCCCGCAGCTTCCGCAGGGTGCGCACGGCGGAGGCGTCGGCCTGGATCTTCTCCAGAGCCGTGATCACGCGGGGGCGGCGTTTGATCACCCCGCCGGCGAGCGGCGGGCCGAGGACGGTGGCGAGCACCTGCACCGTCTCGGGCACCGAGGCCGCCGGCAGCCCGCTCACCGCGTCACCAGCTCCGCGATCCGGTCCAGGGCGTGTTTCGCTTCCGGGATGTTCGCGATCATCCACGCGTGGAACATCCCGCTGTACTCCCAGTACTCCAGTGGCACGCCCTGGGCGGCCGCCTTGTGGTACAGGTTGCGCGCGTCGGCGAGCAGCACGTCCCGCGTCCCGATGAAGCAGCTCAGCGCGCCCAGCCCGCGCAGATCGCCGTGCAGGGGGCTGACGAGTTCGTCGGCCGGGTCCAGCGCGCCGGCGTAGAGGCGGCCGGCCTCCCGCAGCCCGGTGATGCCCAGGTACGGGTCGTGCCGGTCGTACCCGGGCTGCGCCGGGTCGGTCATCGTGATGTCCAGCCACGGTGAGAGCAGCACGATCTCCTTCGGCTGCGGCCGGCCCTCGTCGCGCAGTGCCCGGGCGAGCGTCAGGGACAGGCCACCGCCGGCCGAGTCGCCCATCAGGATCTGCTCCCCGGGCGCCACACCGCCCAGCACTTCCTTGTAGGTGGCCTGGATCATCGACAGCGTTTCGTCGTAGTGGCTGCCGGGTG
The sequence above is a segment of the Amycolatopsis viridis genome. Coding sequences within it:
- a CDS encoding cytochrome P450; translation: MSGLPAASVPETVQVLATVLGPPLAGGVIKRRPRVITALEKIQADASAVRTLRKLRARHGPGLVRLAVPGRSFALVLSADDVGRVLARSPEPFTPANLEKRAALSQFQPHGVLISGGPDRARRREWNERALETGRPVHHLAPSVEAKVAGEFGALGPGPLDWDTFAPVWWRLVRRIVFGDHARDDQVTTDLLGRLRLAANWSYLLPRRRRLRDEFLGRVRALLAHADGDSLAGASAAADDEAASQVAHWLFAFDAAGMVTFRTLALLATHPAQRQQARQDLASGAARGYLRACVLDTVRLWPTTPAILRDTTEELDWDGHRVPAGTGLLIFAPLFHRDESRLPYAHSFTPEIWLDGRAQREPSLVPFSAGPGECPAKNLVLFTTSAVLATMIKDRDYTVDSAPKPAPGRPLPATFDNFSLRLTAHP
- a CDS encoding alpha/beta hydrolase fold domain-containing protein — translated: MIGKTSLHAKLLIAQMLLTARKRTFTDVDALHKSMGPRQQRENAVPPPAVRAQVDIDRTEVHGHPVYTLRPRANAAPRHVVYFHGGAYVHQIQGDHWKFFARLIGRTGCTVTAPLYPLAPGSHYDETLSMIQATYKEVLGGVAPGEQILMGDSAGGGLSLTLARALRDEGRPQPKEIVLLSPWLDITMTDPAQPGYDRHDPYLGITGLREAGRLYAGALDPADELVSPLHGDLRGLGALSCFIGTRDVLLADARNLYHKAAAQGVPLEYWEYSGMFHAWMIANIPEAKHALDRIAELVTR